In the genome of Hevea brasiliensis isolate MT/VB/25A 57/8 chromosome 14, ASM3005281v1, whole genome shotgun sequence, the window CATATATATTATGAATTTCATTCACTTGCTAGCATGATAAGAAaaaaaatgatatatataaagGACTTATGATTTAATTCGAAAAATTGAGATGGGTTCccatctctatcagatataaataATGCTGCAGCCCTTTTCCATATCTGGTCTGTGGTTTTTATTTTATACATGGGTTGGCTCATGTCTGGCTTATGGTCGGTGGTACGTGGCAGCTCCTCATTAGTCCACTTTTTAtataaactctctctctctctctctctctctcaccgtCCGCCTGCGACTATCCCACCGCCTACTCGATTTAAAAAAACAGAAGAATCTTTATTTTCCAAGTAAAGCTCACCCTTTCCTTAATTATGCAAACATACACAATCATAAGCCATTATCAGTAATCACCTCTCTATATAACCCACAAGCCTTCTTTCTCTTCATAATATATCTCTAACACTTCCTTTTGGGTCCCAAGACATTCAAGAAAATGGCAAATGGTAATTATTCATCCCCACAGTCTCAGCCTCCTTTGCCTGTGCACCTTTGCTTCTTCCTTCTGATACTGCTCATGCTGATAGGTTTCTCGTGGTACATGAACTACGAACCAGTGCTAGAGAGCATGTTCGATCAAGTGAAGCTGGTTCTCATGGTGTCTCCACTGCTACTTCTGCTAGTAGTTCACTGGTTTTCCAATAATGAAAGCAGAAGGCTTTCCTACTTCATTCCTTTGCCAGAGAAAGACTCTCTTCACAGGGCTGGAGGAACTCCTTGGGGAGTTGGGTTTCTGCTCGTTTTTCTCTTGTTCATGATTTCTTACCAGTCTTCTTTCCAAGAACGCTGGTTTCCACTTTTAAGCAGATGATTAATGTAATCTTCGAGAAAAATTAATGTAATCTTCAAGAAGTGTGATCCAGCTTGCGTTTATGCAaacctctttcttttcttttagtcGGATGAGGTTGGTACTGCACTATTTGCTAAGGGCTTAGTATATACATAATCTTGCCAATTTGTTTTATTATATTGTAATTATGTGATGAATTTTAATGTTGTGTTATCTATATGATTAAGCTCCTAGCTAGCTAGCTAGAACCTTCTCTTTATAGCATTTCAGCTGCAGCTTCAAGGGTAAAATTTCTGGGAAAGATTAGTGTTTCTGGTTATAATGTTGATGGAATTCACTAGTCACATACAaacttaattaataattataagctGGTCGGTGATTAATTTTGTTCTTGCACAATTGATCTGTAATGATGACAATGGCGTATTTGgttcaaaggaaaatgaaaaaggacctgtttatttatttattttttcttggtCAAATGTTGAAATATTATTCATGAAAAAGAGGAAGCATACAACCTATCATGGTCAATTAGAGTACCTAAACGAACTGGGATATTAGAAAGCCACCCTAAAGGAAGGCAACCACATCTTACAGAGTAGCTATTCAATGAGCACAGGAGTTAGCTGACCTATGCACAAACTTAACTAAACAAAGAGGATTAGCACTAATGCTCTGAAAATCATGAACAATAGCTTCTAACTCCCATGGAAAGAGACCAGAAGAAGCAGCCAACATCAAAGAGAGTTGGAGCGAATCAGTTTCAAAACTAACACGGGCAAAACCACGACTTCTAGCAAACGTCACTGCAGCTTGAAAACCAAAACCATCAGCAGCCAAACATCACGACTTCTAGCAAACATcgctgtttgatttttcactttgGCAGGCAATAACATGAATATAATTAGAAAAAGATGAGATGAGAAGTGGTGAAGTCCAGCAGTATATGGTTTGTCCTAAAGTATTTAACTTTTAATCTACCCAGGATCCTAGAATCACATATATATCTGAGCTTGATTCGTGTTTTCAGTTTTCAGTTCACGTGAATTGACAAATAATTTCGATGTATAAGAAATTAAAGATTCTTTTAGTACTTATGGACAAGGTGGCGGTAGACTAAACTTGACAACAGTTCAGTTTAGATTGGAAACTGCATGGAAATTG includes:
- the LOC131172478 gene encoding uncharacterized protein LOC131172478 is translated as MANGNYSSPQSQPPLPVHLCFFLLILLMLIGFSWYMNYEPVLESMFDQVKLVLMVSPLLLLLVVHWFSNNESRRLSYFIPLPEKDSLHRAGGTPWGVGFLLVFLLFMISYQSSFQERWFPLLSR